A genomic region of Phragmites australis chromosome 2, lpPhrAust1.1, whole genome shotgun sequence contains the following coding sequences:
- the LOC133908276 gene encoding cytochrome P450 CYP72A616-like, translating into MGASVMGWLGGESQAAFPWKQLLLLAALAWCAVRALEWAWWRPRRLDRALRSQGLRGTAYRSVAGDAPLTERLNREARSRPIPLGCHDIVPRTMPLFHQAMKEHGKTSITWLGPVPRVTITKPELVREVLSNKFGHFEKLKFGSLQRRLHNGVGSHDGEKWAKHRRIINPAFHLEKLKRMLPAFAACCTDLVKRWEGLVTDGQACEVDVWPEMQNLTGDVISRAAFGSSYLEGRRIFQLQGEQLKLVVQSMSKMHIPGYFYLPTKTNRRMKQIQSEIEGLLKGIIAKRENGLRTGKATSDDLLGVLLESNMEHRRGAGNSKAGITTDDVIGECKLFYFAGMETTSVLLTWTMIVLCMHPEWQDRAREEVLHVFGARTPDYDGLSRLRIVTMVLYEVLRLYTPLTALQRRTYKPMELGGFRYPAGVVLMLPLLCIHHDKDVWGPDASEFRPERFAEGISKASKDVPAFFPFGWGPRTCIGQNFALLEAKMGLAMILQRFAFDLSSAYTHAPFPVGMLQPEHGAQVMLRRLP; encoded by the exons ATGGGGGCCAGCGTGATGGGGTGGCTCGGCGGCGAGTCGCAGGCGGCTTTCCCGTGGAAGCAGCTGCTGCTGTTGGCGGCCCTGGCCTGGTGCGCCGTGCGCGCGCTGGAGTGGGCATGGTGGCGGCCGCGGCGACTGGACCGGGCGCTCCGGTCGCAGGGCCTCCGCGGCACGGCGTACCGCTCCGTCGCAGGGGACGCGCCGTTGACCGAGCGGCTCAACCGGGAAGCCAGGTCCCGGCCCATCCCGCTGGGCTGCCACGACATCGTGCCCAGGACGATGCCGCTGTTCCATCAGGCCATGAAGGAGCACG GTAAAACGTCGATCACCTGGCTCGGGCCGGTGCCCAGGGTGACCATAACCAAGCCCGAGCTGGTGAGAGAAGTTCTGTCAAACAAGTTCGGTCACTTCGAGAAGCTCAAGTTTGGTAGTCTTCAGAGGAGGCTGCACAACGGCGTGGGCAGCCACGATGGCGAGAAATGGGCCAAGCACAGGAGGATCATCAACCCCGCATTCCATCTCGAGAAACTGAAG CGAATGTTGCCGGCTTTTGCCGCATGTTGCACGGATTTAGTGAAGAGGTGGGAGGGTTTGGTTACGGATGGACAGGCATGCGAGGTGGATGTTTGGCCCGAGATGCAGAACCTGACAGGGGATGTCATCTCCCGCGCCGCATTCGGCAGCAGCTACCTCGAAGGCAGGAGGATTTTCCAGCTTCAGGGGGAGCAGCTTAAGCTCGTCGTGCAGTCTATGAGCAAGATGCATATCCCTGGATACTT CTACCTGCCTACCAAAACCAACCGAAGGATGAAGCAGATTCAATCAGAGATCGAAGGGCTCCTGAAGGGCATCATCGCGAAGAGAGAGAACGGCTTGAGAACCGGCAAGGCGACTAGCGATGATCTTCTTGGCGTGCTGCTGGAATCGAACATGGAGCACCGCCGGGGTGCCGGCAACTCGAAAGCCGGAATCACCACTGATGACGTGATCGGGGAGTGCAAGCTGTTCTACTTCGCCGGCATGGAGACCACGTCAGTGCTGCTCACGTGGACGATGATCGTGCTCTGCATGCACCCGGAGTGGCAGGACCGCGCGAGGGAGGAGGTGCTTCACGTATTCGGCGCCAGAACGCCGGACTACGACGGCCTTAGCCGCCTGAGAATC GTAACGATGGTGCTGTACGAGGTGCTGCGGCTGTACACGCCGCTGACGGCGCTCCAACGCCGCACTTACAAGCCGATGGAGCTCGGCGGCTTCAGGTACCCGGCGGGCGTGGTGCTGATGCTTCCTCTGCTGTGCATTCACCACGACAAGGACGTGTGGGGTCCCGACGCCAGCGAGTTCAGGCCGGAGAGGTTCGCGGAGGGGATCTCCAAGGCGTCCAAGGACGTGCCGGCGTTCTTCCCCTTCGGCTGGGGGCCGCGCACCTGCATCGGCCAGAACTTCGCGCTGCTCGAGGCCAAGATGGGGCTCGCCATGATCCTGCAGCGCTTCGCGTTCGATCTCTCGTCGGCCTACACGCACGCGCCGTTCCCCGTCGGCATGCTGCAGCCGGAGCATGGCGCGCAGGTCATGCTCAGGAGGCTTCCCTGA
- the LOC133909721 gene encoding uncharacterized protein LOC133909721, producing the protein MKEGETLDQLAGRISAMSIRYANLGGLLENAALVKKLLDSVPDRFIHCIAGMEQFCDLKTMAFEEAVGRLKAYDERTNRASGGGSVDGQLLLTRAEWEARQKKEAGESSGKGRSSDGGGRGRGGRGRGRGRGRGGRGESPTKGGSGGSGNKSRDKSHIQCFNCEKYGHYASECKAPKKESEAHLAKADDTEPALLLAETEEIGPARLGQQEAAYLSEDGVFPELQHMEHTVAAAEMWYLDNGASNHMTGDRLKFYELDEDVTGNVKFGDGSRVKIMGKGSILFACKNGEQWLLHEVYYIPSLCSNLVSLGQLAETGHRVVMDGNELEVFQKDPFRLIMKVKRAANRLYRIEL; encoded by the coding sequence ATGAAGGAAGGGGAGACCCTCGATCAGCTCGCCGGGAGGATCTCGGCGATGTCGATCCGCTATGCCAATCTCGGCGGATTATTGGAAAACGCGGCGTTGGTGAAGAAGCTGCTTGACTCCGTGCCGGATCGCTTCATCCACTGCATCGCCGGCATGGAGCAATTTTGTGATCTGAAGACGATGGCGTTCGAGGAGGCTGTGGGCCGGTTGAAGGCCTACGACGAGCGCACAAATCGTGCGtccggcggcggcagcgtcgACGGCCAGCTGCTCCTCACTCGAGCCGAATGGGAGGCGCGGCAGAAGAAGGAGGCAGGAGAGTCCTCAGGAAAGGGCAGATCATCCGATGGCGGCGGTCGCGGCCGGGGCGGTCGCGGGCGCGGCAGAGGCCGTGGCCGTGGCGGACGTGGCGAGTCACCGACCAAGGGTGGCTCTGGTGGCTCTGGCAATAAGTCGCGTGACAAGAGCCACATTCAATGTTTCAACTGTGAGAAGTATGGCCACTACGCCAGCGAGTGCAAGGCGCCGAAGAAGGAGTCCGAGGCGCACTTGGCGAAGGCCGACGATACCGAGCCCGCGCTGCTACTCGCTGAGACCGAGGAGATCGGGCCAGCGCGCCTTGGACAACAGGAGGCCGCGTACCTTAGTGAGGATGGTGTGTTTCCGGAGCTGCAGCACATGGAGCACACCGTGGCTGCCGCCGAGATGTGGTACTTGGACAATGGCGCAAGCAATCACATGACTGGCGACAGGCTAAAATTCTACGAGCTTGATGAAGATGTCACAGGCAATGTCAAGTTTGGAGATGGCTCCCGGGTGAAAATTATGGGAAAGGGTTCCATCCTTTTCGCttgcaaaaatggagaacaGTGGTTGTTACATGAGGTATATTACATTCCGAGCTTGTGCAGTAACCTGGTTAGTCTAGGGCAACTCGCAGAGACGGGACACCGGGTTGTGATGGATGGCAATGAACTGGAGGTGTTCCAGAAGGATCCATTTCGCCTGATCATGAAGGTAAAGCGTGCTGCAAACCGTCTTTACCGTATTGAGCTATAG